Proteins from a single region of Dyadobacter fanqingshengii:
- a CDS encoding response regulator — MNARLQGQHERELLARQEAEKANMAKSVFLATMSHEIRTPMNGVIGMALLLAQTPMNEEQTEYTDTIIKCGDSLLTVINDILDFSKIESGNMELERISFNLRDCIEGVLDIFSSKAAVIGLDLVYQISPQVPNQIIGDSQRLRQILINLVGNAIKFTHQGEILVIVKLVKYMSDDEIEINFQIKDTGIGIPADKLDRLFVAFSQVDSSHTRKYGGTGLGLVISQRLVNLMGGEISVDSEPDKGTSFHFSILAAVSHESQRQYVHFNTTENDGKAVLVVDDNDTNLRIFHAQMEQWKLVPTLASSGRQALEILDSGAKFDLIITDQQMPEMDGVSLAAKIKERCPAVPIFLLSSVGDDRRRNFKDLFAAILTKPVKHQQLGQLIQMELKNQGDSLRQILPPVQSPLSEDFAVQYPLQILIAEDNQINEMLFVRILGKLGYSPIVTRDGVEVVARTYSEKFDVVFMDVQMPEMDGLEATRRIRKQQIDQPYVIAMTANAMKEDREECLAAGMDDYISKPLRYDDITSSLKRAYMACISAE; from the coding sequence ATGAACGCCCGTTTACAGGGCCAGCATGAAAGGGAACTGCTGGCAAGACAGGAAGCGGAAAAGGCCAATATGGCTAAAAGCGTGTTTCTGGCGACAATGAGCCATGAGATCCGTACGCCCATGAACGGAGTGATCGGGATGGCGCTGCTGCTCGCGCAAACGCCTATGAATGAGGAACAAACGGAATATACAGACACCATTATCAAGTGTGGCGACAGCCTGCTGACGGTGATTAACGACATTCTGGATTTCTCGAAAATCGAGTCTGGAAACATGGAACTGGAAAGGATCAGTTTCAACCTTCGGGACTGCATTGAGGGTGTTTTGGATATATTTTCTTCCAAAGCGGCTGTGATCGGGCTGGACCTCGTTTATCAGATCAGTCCACAAGTTCCTAACCAGATCATTGGCGACAGTCAGCGGCTGCGTCAGATCCTCATCAACCTTGTCGGAAATGCGATCAAATTCACGCACCAGGGTGAAATTCTGGTGATTGTGAAGCTTGTCAAATATATGAGTGATGATGAAATTGAGATTAATTTTCAGATCAAAGACACGGGGATAGGCATTCCGGCCGATAAGCTCGACCGGCTTTTTGTTGCATTTTCACAAGTTGATTCCTCGCATACGCGCAAGTATGGGGGAACGGGGCTGGGTTTGGTGATCAGTCAACGACTTGTAAATCTCATGGGCGGGGAGATTAGCGTGGATAGTGAGCCGGATAAGGGGACAAGCTTTCACTTTTCTATTCTGGCGGCGGTCAGTCATGAATCTCAGCGCCAATATGTGCATTTCAACACCACAGAAAACGACGGGAAAGCAGTTTTGGTTGTGGATGACAATGATACCAATTTACGGATTTTCCACGCGCAGATGGAGCAATGGAAACTGGTGCCCACACTGGCGTCATCGGGAAGGCAGGCGCTGGAAATCCTGGATAGCGGCGCAAAATTTGACCTGATCATCACCGATCAGCAAATGCCGGAAATGGATGGGGTCAGCCTGGCCGCAAAAATAAAAGAACGCTGCCCGGCAGTGCCCATTTTCTTATTGAGTTCGGTAGGCGACGACAGACGCAGGAATTTCAAGGATTTGTTCGCAGCTATTCTGACCAAACCGGTTAAGCATCAGCAGCTCGGTCAGCTCATTCAGATGGAACTTAAAAACCAGGGTGATTCACTCCGGCAGATTTTGCCGCCTGTGCAGTCGCCGCTTTCGGAGGATTTTGCTGTTCAGTATCCATTGCAGATCCTGATAGCGGAAGACAATCAGATCAACGAAATGCTGTTTGTCAGGATACTTGGGAAATTGGGTTACAGCCCGATTGTGACGCGCGATGGCGTGGAAGTCGTTGCCAGAACATATTCCGAAAAATTCGACGTGGTTTTCATGGACGTCCAGATGCCCGAAATGGATGGATTGGAGGCCACGCGCCGCATCCGCAAACAGCAGATCGACCAACCCTACGTCATTGCCATGACTGCCAACGCCATGAAAGAAGACCGCGAAGAGTGCCTCGCTGCCGGCATGGACGACTACATTTCCAAACCACTACGCTACGACGATATCACATCTTCCCTGAAACGGGCATACATGGCTTGTATTTCGGCGGAGTAG